TAACTTTTATTAATACTTCACCTTCAGGTAAATTTTCTATAGTTAAATTTTTAAATTGAGAGTCTACTTTGCCGTCTTGTTCATCGACCACAAAAGCTTTAAATGTTTCAGTCATTGCTCTATGGCACTCCTTTATGAATATAAAATTTATGAACAGTAAAAAACTAACGTTACAATATCATGAAAACATACTCTTCACAATAAGGCTAATTTTATTTTTTTACAGTAAATGTACAAGCTTATATTAAAGAACATTAATATCATTTATACAACCGTTTAATTATAAAATATACAGCTAAGTTTCACAATGATAGATTTTAAATTAATAAGAAAATTAAAAATGATTTTAATAATCATTGAAATGACATTTATAAATATATAAGATGTTGTTATATTTATAAATTTATTAATAGAAATAGGTGAGGAACATGTCATATAAAATTAGAAAAGTGGAGCCATCAGAATTACAATTATTAAAAAGCATCGGGATTAAAACATTTCTGGACACTTTTAGTGATAGTTACTCGGATGAAGATTTTCAAACGTATTTTGACTCGGCTTTTACAATAGATAAATTGGCGCAAGAGCTAAAAGAAAAAAATTCAGAAACTTATTTTTATATAGTGGACGATAATGTAGTTGGGTATTTTAAATTAAATATTGATTCAGCGCAAACTGAACCAATGGGTGAACAATATTTAGAACTACAACGTATTTACTTTTTAAAAGAAGCTCAAGGTGGCGGCAAAGGTGCCAATGTAATTAACTATGCTATATGGCGTGCAAAAGCTCTGAATAAATCGCATATATGGTTGGGAGTATGGAAGTATAATGAACAAGCATTAAATTTTTATAAAAAACATGGTTTTCAAGTGACGGGTGAACATCGTTTCGTTACTGGAGATACAGTTGATTTAGATTTAGTTATGGAGAAGAACATAATAAGTTAATAGTCTTTGAATCAATGTTTTATACCTTTAAATAGAAGATGATTATTTAGTAAATATATTGAATTATTTTTACAATTTTAACTTCATTTTTAACTTCATTTAAAAATTATTAAAATTTTTAGAATTTAGGTTTATATAAAATCATTCAGTGTATAAAATAGCTAAGCTTACCACTTAGCCAAAACGTAAAGAGAGATAACACATATTATGTTTGGCGCACGAGTAGGCATAATTATGAGGAGGTTGTGCTCTATGAAAAAGCTTTTAGCAGGTATTTTAACGTTATCTTTGGCACTTGCAGCATGTTCTAACGGTGACGATGGTAGTGGTAGTAAGGATGATTCTAAAAAAGATAAATCATCTCGTACAGACAAAGCTAAAGATTCAAACAAAGACAATAAGAAAAGTAATGATGGCAACTCTAACTCTGACAAGGATAATGGCAGCAAATCAAAAGACAGTAATAGCGCTGACAATGCATCAGCTAAAGATAAAGATCAATCTGCTAATGAGTCAAGTAGTAATAGTAATGCTCTGACTTCGAACAGCAATGGTGATGATAATTCTAATAGCAACGAGAATATGCGTGGCAGTAATGATGGCAATGCTGGTTCGCAGAATAGATCAGATAACCATGATGCCAATGGTGAATATGTAGTCCCTTATCAGGGACAAAATGCAGTGCCTGTAGCCCAAAACATTGCATCATCTAATGATAATTCACAGCAAGCTTTACGCAATTTACCTAATTTCCAAACTTCGTTAGATCAAGCTACTAATGAAGTTAATGGTATTAACGATCAAAGCAATCCTTATAATGATTTTGCGGTAGAAGGTAGCAATGGTAATTATAGTTATATCTTTAGTTTCCAAAACAATGCTCAACCAGGATCTTATACTATAGCAACGGTAGATCAACAAGGAACTGTCCGTATAGTTGATCCAGCATATCGCCAATAATAAGCAGCATTAAATAATAAAAGACTGGTAAAGCCTAAGATTAGGCCATTACCAGTCTTTTATTATTTATGATAGGTCATATGCTTGTTAATAATATTTGAAATTGTTTCAAAGGCGTGATTATTTTCATTTACAAATACATTGTTTGTTAGAGAAGTCATCTGGAAGCTAACTAAGTCGTTTAATAATGCTTTAGAATCACTATATCTAACAGTCGCTAATGAGTGCATTACATCTTCGTATACGCCACGCTCTTCAAGATATTGTTCATGATTAGGAGTATATTGGCATACAGTTTTATTTAAAGTAAGTGCATCAAAAATTAATGAGGAATAATCAGTTAAAATGACATCTGCAATAAGTATTAAATCTTGTGTTTCTAAATTAGGTGGTGCAATTATTGCATTTTCTGGTAAATAGTTTGGGTTACTTTCAACATGCCCTTTATATACAACATTATATTTATTTAATAAACCATCACTAATTGGAAATAATGATTCTTCATCAGCTGTTGATTTCCATGTAGGCGCGTAAAGTAAAGTCGGTTTTTCTGAATCTAATTTCATTTCATGTTTTATAAATTGAATATAGGGTGCGTCGAATTGTTTTGTTAACAAATATTTAACACGTGGATAACCACAGCTTATGATACTCGTATTTTGTAATGGATAAGCAGTTTTGAAATAATCAACAATATCTTCACAATCACAAATTAAATAATCTTGATGCAACCATTTATTATATTTACGTGCACGATAATTATATATATTAAGGTTTTGATGGGGTTCGTGACTGTCTAAAAATAATTTTTTTATAGGCGTTCCATGCCAAAGTTGAATAATTGTACCATTTGGATGAAGTGTGTCTGGTATGTTGCTTTCTAAAATAACAACTCTCGCTTCTTCTATAAGTGATTTAGCCTTAGGATCATCAGGCCTAATAAAATTAGGGCCTTTGATATCATTCGTAATAAAATAAATAGGTATCTTATTAAAATGTTTAGCAAAGTGATTGAATAAATAACGAGAATTACCTCTAAAGCCATAATCGAATCCTAAAAATACGATATGGTCTTTTATTTTATTTGGATTTTTTTCATAAATATAACTAATTTGTTCGTGTTTTTTTACAAAGTGGCGTTGTACACTTTTGAAAATCCACTGTGGGAGTTTGAATTTTGTTTTTAACAATATTTTGTCAACGAAACGCAATGAAGCGGGTGCTAATATTTCATGATGTTTAAAAGGTGCTTTGTGACCGTGAATATAAGCTAATTTATTTAGATTAAACTTCGTCGTATTCAACAGTGAACAATTTTTAATAGTTGACCATAAAACGTTAGAAGTAGTGATATGCTGTTTGAAGTTATAAACAACATGTGGGTCTACAGCTATATCATCTTGTAATAATAACATTACTGCTAAATCAAAAATATTATTAATTTCATGGTTGTTAAGTATTTCCAACGTAGTTTCAATATCATAAATCACATTAGGATAATGGTTGATATTATCTATCCAATCGTTAAAGGTAATAGATACTTTTCCAAAATAAGAACAATCGTTTCTATAGTACTGGTCAACTGTATAATCTGTAACGATAGTACATGGTTGTAATTCAACAGCATCTAACATATCTGAATATACTGAAATATCTTCAGTTAACAGTACAAAATGAGAATAATTATCCTGTAGTGCTTGTTTTAGTTGACGTGATAAATCTTGCCAACTTTCTAAAGTTAATTGTTTAATCATAAATTATCTCTACCAATCTTTCTAAAAATTTTCAATTATGTTTTACGTTAATAATAGTTAATGTACTAATCATTTAACATGGATATAAATTGTGTATAAACGGCATAAGGTTCGTATGCTTTAACAGTATTAAAGCCATTTTCTATTATGGCTGAATTACTATTCTTAGTAGATAATAAATGTGCTAGTTTATTGGATAATTTTCTTATATCTCCATGAGTAACTAAAAAACCATTTTCTGCATCATTAATAATAGAGGTAGGGCCAACAATACCATCAAAACTCACTACTACACTGCCTTGGTTCATAGCTTCTAATATAACCATGCCAAAGCCTTCGTTCCTAGATGGCATCACTGTGTATTTACTTTCTGCTAATTTAGATGCCAACGATTTTGTAATAGAATTTAATGAAACGATATCACTTATATTAAATTGATTTATTTGTTGTTGTAGATGTCCTCTTTCTTGACCATCACCATAAATTTCAACTTTATATTGCTCTTCACGCATTATATTTTTAATGAGATTAATGCTTTCGATAAGTAAATCGAATCCTTTTTCATATTCTAAACGACCTGCAGCAATGATTAAATTACGCTTATTTAACGATTGTCGTGCTTCGTTTAAGACATTAGGAACGACATAAGTAGGTGTTGTAATAACTGATTCATAACGTTTTTTATCATTAGATGTTAGCGTAGTAATTTTATCTAATTGACCGTAAGCTTTTATAATTTGATCTTGATATGCAGTAGGGTGAGCATCAAAATTCATATGTTCCATACCGATTTTTTCAATATTTGATGGCCCGTATTGTGCAATCATTATGTTAAAGCTAGCACGTGTGCCAATTAATACGTCAGTATTAATTGATCGAATTCTACGAATCATCTTAGTTTCTATGTAAGAAGAAAATTGGTATAGTCCAGGTTCATGCTGGGATAAGATACATGGTTTATTAAATGGTGTAAGTTTTCTTAAACGATTATAAAATATATCTATAACATTTGAAGGATGCAACTGATAATTGGTAAGTGCTTCGAGTTCAATACTAGGATGAAGGTCAAAATAAGGTTTATTACTAGCTTTAAAAACAGAAATAATTTTTACATCATGTCCCTTTTGAGCTAGCACATTAGCTAATTGTGATATTGATTTTACAGTACCGCCCATAGCGTATATATTGTGTGTGAAAAAAGTGATCGATTTCATAAAATTATCCCCCAAATAATAATGCTAAAAAGATAAGCGTGAACTTAAACTATTATTGTAAGCATTATATTCTAATCAGTACTTGGTAATATCATTAATTATATGAGAAGACGTTGTAACTTTCAATTATTGTAAAATAAGCATTTACATTAGTAATATAGGATAATTAATATAATGAAAAGCTTAAACTAATCTTTGAAAAATTATTGATTAGTTTTTGGGGCTTTTTTCATTGCTGATTTATGTATATAATTAAAGAAGTTGATATATGTAAATTGTTATTGTTTAGAAGGCAGATGAATGACAAAGATACAATAACTAAAAATAATGATTTTTTATTTAAGACTTATAGAAAGCGCTTTATTGATTTCATTATCAGACGACGAGTTCGAATTCGATTTATGAATGAAACTTTTCTATATACATTTATAAAAGGGGGACTGTATTTGTTATGACTACACAACATAGCAAAACAGATGTCATCTTAATTGGTGGCGGAATTATGAGTGCAACATTAGGTACTATATTAAAAGAATTAGCACCTAACAAAGAAATTAAAATGTTTGAAAGGTTAGATTCACCAGCGCAAGAAAGTTCAAATGCATGGAATAATGCTGGTACAGGGCATTCAGCGTTATGTGAGCTAAACTATACTAATGAAGATAAATATGGCGGTATAGATATTAAAAAAGCCGTTAAGATTAATGAGCAATTCCAAATTTCTAAGCAATTTTGGAGTTATTTAGTTAAACAAGGTAAATTAAAGGATCCCAAAGCATTTATTAGACCTGTTCCACATATGAGCTTTGTACAAGGCGTGAAGAATGTTGAATTTTTACGCAAACGTGTTCAATACCTAAATGAAAATATCTTATTTAGTAATATGGAAATTACTGATGACAAAGAAAAAATCAAGTCTTGGGCGCCATTGATGACGGAAGGGCGTACTTCTAAAATTCCTATGGCAATCACTTATGATAAAACAGGTACAGACGTCAACTTTAGTAGTTTAACACGTCAACTATTTGATAATTTAGCAGAGAAAAACGTTGAACTCAATTATAAAAATGAAGTACAAGATATTAAACAACGTAAAGACGGGAAATGGGAAGTTAAAGTTACAAACTTAAATACAAATCAAACAGTAATCGTTGAAAGTAGCTTTGTATTTATTGGTGCAGGAGGCGCTAGTTTACCATTGTTGCAAAAGACTGGGATCAAAGAATCTAAGCATATCGGGGGATTCCCGGTAAGTGGTTTATTCTTAGCGTGTACGAAGGAAGAAATTACTAAAAAACATAACGCCAAAGTTTATGGTAAAGCTGCTGTGGGCGCGCCACCAATGTCAGTACCACATCTAGATACACGTTATATAGATGGGAAACGTACATTACTATTTGGACCATTTGCAGGCTTCTCCCCTAAGTTCTTAAAAACAGGTTCTAATATGGATTTAATTAAATCAGTCAAACCTAATAATATTGTAACGATGTTATCTGCAGGTATTAAAGAAATGAATTTAACTAAATATTTAATATCACAGTTGATGCTATCTAATGAAGAACGAATGGAAGATTTAAGACAGTTTATGCCTAGTGCTAAAAGTGAGGATTGGGATGTAGTCGTAGCTGGACAACGTGTTCAAGTTATTAAAGATACTAAAGATGGTAAAGGTAACTTACAATTTGGTACTGAACTTGTTACGTCTCAAGATGGTACATTATCAGCGTTATTAGGTGCTTCACCAGGCGCATCTACTGCTGTTGATATTATGCTCGATTTATTAAAAAAATGCTATACAGATGAATTTAGCCAATGGGAAGCTAAAATTAAAGAAATGATCCCGTCTTACGGTCATAGATTATCTGATAACGAAGCGCTATATAAAAAATTAAACGAAGAAATCAAAAAGAATTTAAAAGTAGATTAATAAAAGTTGGTAACATAAATAGTTCTGACTAATACAAAGATGGTAATTTCTATTGAAATAAGATAGAAATTACCATCTTTTCTTATAATTAATAATAAATGTAACTATATATTGTTAGAGATGAATTTGTAGTCATAGCATGTTTTAAAATCGTTTGCTAGCCAAAGTAATTAATATTAGTCAGGTTCAATAGATAACTTAAGATGCATGGGGTTAGTGATATATCAATGAGCACTAAAGAGTAATGTTAACAAGACGCACATGGACATAGGTCTAAATGATTTTGCGGGCCTAGGAAAGTGAACAATAAAAAGTTGATTAACGCTTTTATATCGCATAGGCGTTAATCAACTTTTGTGTGAATTATGGGCTTACTTTTTAATTTGTAAAGGGTAATGTAACAGTAAATATCGTATGATTTTGTTCGCTATTTATTGCAATATTACCTTTGTGTAGCTCAATGATAGTTTTAGCTATGGCTAAACCGAGTCCATTACTATTATCATGATTGCTCACTTTATAAAATCTTTCAAATATATGTGCTTGTGTTTGTTCGTCTATAGCTGCGCCTTCATTTTTAATCATAAAAGTAATAACATTTTCACTTTCAAATAATGAAATATCAATTGTACCAAATTCATCAGAATACTTTATCCCATTGGTGATCAAGTTTTGAATAGCTTGATGTAACAATCGCTCATTACCTATATAACGAATAGAAGCTAAATCGGACATAATAGTAATATCTTTTTGTTCGGCAGCAAAACGTTCATGACGTACGATATCAGTAATAAGTGCGTTTAATTTAATGTTGTCATTAAAAGATAAATGTGATCCGTTATCGAGTTCAGATAACAACAATAGTTCTTTAGTAAGTTCACTTAATTGTGTAGTAATATCATAAATTTCATCTACGTAATAAGCTTGTTCCTGTTTACTTGTAGTAAAGGTAAGCTTATCCAATAGTTGATGAATATGCGTTAGGGGCGTCTTGATTTCATGAGAAACGTTTTGTACAAAATGTTGACGCATAGAATCTAACTCTTTTAATGATTGACGCATAGTGTCGAATCTATATTGAAGCGTTCCTAATTCATCTTTACGAGTGATTTTAATCGGTGTTGAGAAATTGCCTCTCATCATAAGTTCTGTAGATCGTTTTAATTGCTGTACTGGCTTAATAATAGCGTAAGTAGACAGGATAACTAAGACGATTGAAATTATTAATAATAACGTAATTAATACAGCTAAAAAGATTCTGAATTCACTAAATGTTTTTCCAATATCTGGGCGCATAAAAACTGCGAATTCTTGTTTGTTTGTAGTGAATTTAACTCCAACAGTATTGGACGTTACATTTTCAAAAAAACCTGTTACAAATAATTTATAAGGTTGGTTTTTGATGCCATGATAACTATTGTTATGTAACACTTGATGAATAGCACTTTGAGAAATATTGTCCTTACGAAAAGGTTCGCCATAAAACTGTTTATGACCTTGTTTATTAACTGTCATAATTTGGTAGTTCATATCACCTAAGTGTTTAAAGTAATCGTTAATATGATTAGGGCCATCACTCGTTTCAAAAGCCTTTGCTTCTTTCAATGTGCGCATAATTTTAGCGTCGTTATTTTCTTTTAAATATACGTGATAATATACGTTAGTAATTAAAAAACTAACTATTGCACTAAATATCATCACGATGATTGTATATACTGCAATTCTAATATATAAAGATTTAAACATAATCATCCACCTTATATCCTAATCCACGAACAGTTTTTATCGTTACGTCAGCATTTAATTTTTCTAATCTTTTACGTAATCTTTTGATATGTACATCGACTGTTCTCTCATCGCCTTCATAATCAAATCCCCAAATTTTTTCGATTAAATCATCTCGGTTAAATACTTGCTTAAAATTAGAAGCTAACAAAAATAATAATTGAAACTCTTTATTGGGTAAATTCATGGTCTTTCCATTGGCTTGTATTTCTAAATAAGCTTGATTAATAGTTAAATTATTAAGCGTAATTTCATTATTTGTATTGATGTTATAGCGTCGTAATACTGCCTTAATTCTAAACATCAGTTCTTTTATTTCAAATGGTTTAGTGACATAATCATCGGTTCCAGTTAGATAAGCACGTTCTTTATCACTAAGTGCATCGCGTGCTGTTAACATTATTACTGGCATTTCATAGTCTTCTTTTAACACCTTACAAAGTTCAAATCCATTCATGCCTTCCATCATTATATCAACAATACCAATATCAACTGAATGAGTTTCTAAATAAGTTAAAGCTCTTTCAGCACTTGATTGTGTGATTGTTTGAATACCTTCACGTTCTAAATATGAAGACACAAAATCTAATATTTTGGCATCGTCATCTACGATTAAACAAGTTGTCAAGATTCGCAACTCCTATCTATTTATATTGTTAATTATGACTGTCAGTTTAATTCAAATATAGTCGTTTTAAATTTTTTTAGCAAATTTGAATTTTGTTCATATTCAGTTCATATAACAGTCGTACTATATAAATATAAAGTTAACAGAGGAGTGAATATACTATGAAACTAGCACTACAAGAGATGAAATTTTATAAATTCCGTTTTATTTTAATTATGCTCATCATTTTATTATTAAGTATAATGGTGTTATTTATAAGTGGTTTGGCGCAAGGACTAGCAAGAGAAAATGTTTCAATGTTAAACAATATGCATGCACAAAAATATGTAATGCAAGATAATAAACAACCGCAAATTGAAAAATCTGTATTATCTACAAAGCAACAACAACAAATTAAAGATATTACAAAACAACAACCAATGAAAATAGCACCTCAGACGCTAAATATTAATAAAGATGAAGAAGACGTTATGATGATTAATAGCGTAAAAGATAAACAGCCAAAATTAGAAAAAGGTCATTATCCTAAAAACAGCAATGAAGTCGCTATTAACAATAAATTAACTGCGGATGGCTTATCAGTAGGAGATAAAGTCAAAACAAAATCCGGCGAAAAATTGACTGTATCAGGTATTCTTAATGATACGATGCATGCTCACAGTTCAGTCGTAATGATGGACAATAAAGGTTTCGACAACTTAAACAAACAAAGTTCGGTAGTATTCCCAGTCAATAAATTATCAAAAGATCAACAACAACAAATTAAAGATATAGATGGTGTTAAAGCATATAGTGAGAAAAACATCACTGATGAACTTCCAAGTTATCAAGCTGAACAAGCACCATTAAACATGATGATAGTGAGTCTATATATTATAACTGCCATAGTATTAAGTGCCTTTTTCTATGTTATGACAATTCAAAAAATATCAGAAATTGGCATACTCAAAGCCATCGGTATTAAGACAAAACATTTATTATTAGCTTTAGTAACGCAAATCGTGTTAAGTACGATGGTAGGAGTTATTATTGCTATCGGAATCATTAGCGGATTATCAATGATTATGCCAGTATCAATGCCATTCCATATAACAGCGATGAACTTGGCAATCGTAGTAGTAATATTTATTCTAGTTGCGATTATTGGAGCAATCTTATCATTCGTTAAATTATTTAAAGTAGATCCTATAGAAGCCATTGGAGGTGCAGAATAATGACTTTAACAGTAAAAGAAATTACAAAATCATTCGGTAAAGGACAAGCTGAAACAGAAGTTTTAAAAGGTATTAATTTTAATGTGAACGATGGAGAGTTTGTTATTTTAAACGGTGCATCAGGTTCAGGAAAAACAACGTTACTAACTATTTTAGGTGGTCTATTAACACCTAATAACGGTGATATTATTTATAATGATGCACCCTTATTCTCAGCAAGTAATAAACCTGCAGATTTACGTCTGAATGAAATAGGATTTATCTTTCAATCAGCACACTTAGTTCCTTATTTAACCGTTCAGGATCAATTAACAACATTAGGCAGAGAAGCTAAAATGTCTAAAAAAGATGCTAACTCTAAAGCGCAAAGACTATTGGAAAATATAGGTTTAGCACATCGTTTAAATGTATACCCACATATGTTATCAGGAGGGGAAAAACAACGTGTAGCTATAATGAGAGCATTTATGAATGACCCTAAAATAATTTTAGCTGATGAACCAACAGCGAGTTTGGATGCAAGCAGAGCAACTGATGTAGTCCATATGATTAAACAACAAATTCAAGATAACAACATGATTGGTATTATGATTACACATGACCAACGTTTGTTCCAATATGCCGATAGAATTATAGAATTAGATAATGGCAAGATTGTAGATAGTAATAAAGCGCAAGTTGAAATTTAATAGCATATTACAGAGTCTGAAAGACTAAATAAATAGCCTTTAAGTAATTTCTAATTTGAAATTACTTAAAGGCTACTTTTATACTCAAAACTACGTATTGTATAGCTTACTTTCCTAGCGGGTGGTCTTACCGTATATTCTTTAGCTCGTTCTAATTTGTTAGGAGTTTCGTTACTAATATTAAAATTATTTGATTGAATTCCTTACAATGAGCATGGCATGAGCCTATCCACCATATATAGTCATATAAAGAGTGTTTTAAATTTTACTCGAAGGTCGGTGCGATGAATCAATACAAACGTGAGCAAGGATTTGTTTTAATGTCATGGAGCATAAGAAAAGAGTAATATAACAAGTTATAAATCCTGCAAAACAAAGAAAACATCAAGTGCTATATAATGTCGATAGCAATTGACGTTTCTTTGTGAATCAGAGATATTTATATGTAGGACACCCTTATTTTATAGTAGCCACATGGTAATGAGACTCATCATAAATAGGATAGCGAAATATATCGTTAATAGCATTTTATATTGATACATTAAAGCTAGGAAGTCTCTAATCAATGCGACTTCAAAGAAATGATATGGTGTATGACTGCCTATACCTTTGTATTTTAATTTAAATTTTTGTCCAAATTTAAGAGCACGTAATATGTGAAATTGACTTGTTACACAAATCATTTTGGCATTTCTGGAAATACGATTAAAGAGTAATGACTTTGTATATTTAATATTTTCATAAGTACTCGTAGAACGATCTTCCATGATAATATTTTGTTGAGGTACATGATGCGCAATCAAGTAACGTTGCATTGCCAATGCTTCAGAAATAGGTTCATCAGGACCTTGACCACCACTTACGATGATATTAGCGGACGGATTTGATTGATACAACTGGAGTGCACAATCTAGACGAGCTTTCAACATTGGTGTTACTTCCTCTGTAAAGATGCCTGCGCCTAAAATTAAAATGACATCACACTGTTGCTCCACGGATGTGTTTGAGTAACCTGACGACCATATATTAAAACAAGTAAGAGCAAAAAGTGCGCTAAAACCTATGGCAGCTAGCCATAAAAATATAAAGTTAAAAAACAATGGTATAAAGCTTATGTAAGTACAAGCTATTATAAATGTACAAAGTTTAATAACTACAATATATATTCGACTTAGAAATATTTTACTGCTACTAATTTTTAAAAGATGGCGGTGTTTAATGTGTAATAAGATGCCGCCTATAATGATGACTAAGATTAAGTCTAAAGGTAAAGTATTAGTCCAAATATGATAAGCAATATTCGCAAATCCCAAAATGACGACAGTAATGTATGCATTTAAAGATAAAAATAATCGCTGACCCAAAGTCAAACTAATAAAAACTAAAACAATAACAACAGGAAG
The genomic region above belongs to Staphylococcus durrellii and contains:
- a CDS encoding YdcF family protein, with the translated sequence MYLPMIILPVVIVLVFISLTLGQRLFLSLNAYITVVILGFANIAYHIWTNTLPLDLILVIIIGGILLHIKHRHLLKISSSKIFLSRIYIVVIKLCTFIIACTYISFIPLFFNFIFLWLAAIGFSALFALTCFNIWSSGYSNTSVEQQCDVILILGAGIFTEEVTPMLKARLDCALQLYQSNPSANIIVSGGQGPDEPISEALAMQRYLIAHHVPQQNIIMEDRSTSTYENIKYTKSLLFNRISRNAKMICVTSQFHILRALKFGQKFKLKYKGIGSHTPYHFFEVALIRDFLALMYQYKMLLTIYFAILFMMSLITMWLL